From a single Bufo bufo chromosome 9, aBufBuf1.1, whole genome shotgun sequence genomic region:
- the LOC120979350 gene encoding olfactory receptor 5V1-like, with protein MKNQTTISSVLLMSLSDNHKISYVLFIIFLLIYLMTFLTNFLIILLVLTCAHLHTPMYFFLGNLAFLDMSYSSVTAPKMLFHLITHHWSISFSDCIAQMFFVIYFGSSEIYLLSSMSYDRYVAICRPLHYSQIMSWSTCTQMVSLVWSYGLLVPIIYTLCLRRLTFCGPNFIQNFFCDLPHLLQISCTDTSINVLLLIVVGGLLSVAAFVATFYPYVRIFSTVFKIRTSDGKRKAFSTCTSHLTVVFIFYASITFIYFVPNTSNLLTLNQVVTVIYALITPLLNPLIYSLRNKDLKVALRRTLHIDGTRRRT; from the coding sequence ATGAAGAACCAAACAACGATCTCCAGCGTTCTTCTCATGAGTCTATCGGATAATCATAAGATCAGTTATGTCCTCTTCATCATCTTTCTCCTCATCTACCTGATGACCTTCTTGACCAACTTTCTTATCATCCTACTAGTTCTTACTTGTGCTCATCTTCACACACCCATGTATTTCTTTCTTGGAAACTTAGCATTCTTGGACATGTCCTACTCATCGGTCACTGCCCCAAAGATGCTCTTTCACCTCATCACCCATCATTGGTCCATCTCCTTCTCAGACTGCATAGCACAAatgttctttgtcatctatttcggAAGCTCTGAGATTTACTTGTTGTCCTCCATGTCCTATGACCGGTATGTAGCCATCTGCCGCCCTCTCCACTACTCTCAGATCATGTCTTGGAGTACCTGTACTCAGATGGTGTCTTTGGTTTGGTCTTATGGTCTCCTCGTGCCCATCATTTACACTTTATGTTTAAGAAGGTTGACATTTTGTGGTCCCAACTTCATCCAGAATTTCTTTTGTGATCTGCCCCATTTGCTCCAGATTTCTTGTACTGATACTTCCATCAATGTTCTACTCTTAATAGTTGTTGGGGGTCTTCTGAgtgttgcagcctttgttgcCACATTTTACCCGTATGTCAGAATTTTTAGCACAGTCTTTAAAATTCGCACCAGTGATGGAAAACGTAAAGCTTTCTCCACCTGTACGTCTCATCTGACTGTGGTCTTTATATTTTACGCATCAATAACTTTTATCTACTTTGTTCCTAACACAAGTAATCTTCTTACATTGAACCAAGTAGTCACTGTGATATATGCACTAATCACCCCCTTACTAAACCCCTTAATCTACAGCCTAAGGAACAAAGACCTGAAAGTCGCACTGAGAAGAACGTTACATATAGATGGTACAAGAAGACGCACATGA
- the LOC120979353 gene encoding olfactory receptor 50-like produces the protein MKNQTTISSVLLMSLSDNHKISYVLFIIFLLIYLMTFLTNFIIILLVLTCAHLHTPMYFFLGNLAFLDMSYSSVTAPKMLFHLTTHHWSISFPDCIAQMFFVIYFGCCEIYLLSSMSYDRYVAICRPLHYSQIMSWSTCTQMVSLVWSYGLLVPIIYTLCLRRLTFCGPNFIQNFFCDLPHLLQISCTDTSINVLLLIVVGVVSGVAVFVATFYPYVRIFSTVFKIRTSDGKRKAFSTCTSHLTVVFIFYASITFIYFVPNSSNLLTLNQVVTVIYTVITPLLNPLIYSLRNKDLKVALRRTLHIDGTRRRT, from the coding sequence ATGAAGAACCAAACAACGATCTCCAGCGTTCTTCTCATGAGTCTATCGGATAATCATAAGATCAGTTATGTTCTCTTCATCATCTTTCTCCTCATCTACCTGATGACCTTCTTGACCAACTTTATTATCATCCTACTAGTTCTTACTTGTGCTCATCTTCACACACCCATGTATTTCTTTCTTGGAAACTTAGCATTCTTGGACATGTCCTACTCATCGGTCACTGCCCCAAAGATGCTCTTTCACCTCACCACCCATCATTGGTCCATCTCCTTCCCAGACTGCATAGCACAAatgttctttgtcatctatttcggGTGTTGTGAGATTTACTTGTTGTCCTCCATGTCCTATGACCGGTATGTAGCCATCTGCCGTCCTCTCCACTACTCTCAGATCATGTCTTGGAGCACCTGTACTCAGATGGTGTCTTTGGTTTGGTCTTATGGTCTCCTCGTGCCCATCATTTACACTTTATGTTTAAGAAGGTTGACATTCTGTGGTCCCAACTTCATCCAGAATTTCTTTTGTGATCTGCCCCATTTGCTCCAGATTTCTTGTACTGATACTTCCATCAATGTTCTACTCTTAATAGTTGTTGGGGTGGTTTCTGGTGTCGCAGTCTTTGTTGCTACATTTTACCCGTATGTCAGAATTTTTAGCACAGTCTTTAAAATTCGCACCAGTGATGGAAAACGTAAAGCTTTCTCCACCTGTACGTCTCATCTGACTGTGGTTTTTATATTTTACGCATCAATAACTTTTATCTACTTTGTTCCTAACTCAAGTAATCTTCTTACATTGAACCAAgtagtcactgtgatatatacagtAATCACCCCCTTACTAAACCCCTTAATCTACAGCCTAAGGAACAAAGACCTGAAGGTCGCACTGAGGAGAACTTTACATATAGATGGTACAAGAAGACGCACATGA